Proteins from a single region of Phyllopteryx taeniolatus isolate TA_2022b chromosome 10, UOR_Ptae_1.2, whole genome shotgun sequence:
- the aga gene encoding N(4)-(beta-N-acetylglucosaminyl)-L-asparaginase — MPMSLVFFTLICLPTFGQASLPLVINTWSFKNATAAAWAVLQSGGSALDAVEKGCDRCQKEQCDGSVGYGGSPDENGETTLDAMIMNGNTMEVGAVANLKRIKNAIGVARAVMERTQHTMLVGESATVFAENMGFIGEDLTTVKSLDIFTQWMKGSCQPNYRKNVFPNPSKSCRPYKRLAELGPKKRLSTNIRSHDTIGMIAFDQDGHLAVGTSTNGLTHKVPGRVGDSPIVGAGAYADISAGAAAATGDGDVMMRFLPSYLAVELMRAGTDPSAACKTAISRIKRHYADFFGAIICANATGHYGAACNKVPGLLQFHYMVSDGESVAPLLKSVDCF; from the exons ATGCCGATGTCTCTGGTGTTTTTTACTTTAATATGTCTGCCCACGTTTGGACAAGCGTCACTGCCGCTGGTTATCAACACATGGAGCTTCAAGAATGCGACGGCtgctg CGTGGGCGGTCCTGCAGTCCGGCGGCTCGGCGCTGGACGCCGTGGAAAAGGGGTGCGACCGCTGCCAAAAAGAGCAGTGCGACGGCAGCGTGGGCTACGGCGGCAGCCCGGACGAGAACGGCGAGACCACGCTGGACGCCATGATCATgaacgg caACACAATGGAGGTGGGTGCCGTGGCCAACCTGAAGAGAATCAAGAACGCCATCGGCGTAGCCAGAGCAGTGATGGAGCGCACACAGCACACCATGCTGGTGGGCGAGTCAG CGACGGTGTTCGCGGAAAACATGGGCTTCATCGGAGAGGACCTGACCACCGTCAAGTCGTTGGATATTTTCACGCAGTGGATGAAGGGCAGCTGCCAACCTAATTACAGAAAG aatGTTTTTCCCAATCCCTCCAAATCGTGTCGTCCCTACAAGCGTCTCGCGGAGCTGGGACCGAAAAAGCGACTTTCTACTAATATTCGCTCCCATGACACCATAG gTATGATTGCCTTTGATCAAGACGGTCACCTGGCGGTGGGGACGTCCACTAATGGGCTCACTCATAAAGTTCCAGG TCGAGTTGGGGATTCTCCTATAGTCGGGGCGGGGGCGTACGCTGACATCTCGGCCGGAGCCGCCGCCGCGACCGGAGACGGGGACGTCATGATGCGTTTCCTGCCCAG TTACTTGGCGGTGGAGCTGATGAGAGCCGGGACGGATCCCTCGGCAGCTTGCAAGACGGCCATTTCCAGGATTAAAAGGCATTACGCGGACTTCTTCGGGGCGATCATCTGCGCCAACGCGACAGGCCACTATG GCGCAGCTTGTAACAAGGTGCCCGGCTTATTGCAGTTTCACTACATGGTGTCAGACGGTGAGTCTGTTGCGCCGCTTCTCAAGTCGGTGGACtgcttttaa